Part of the Candidatus Brocadia sinica JPN1 genome, ACCTTTGCCATGGCGATTTCGAACGCGGATAACGGCATCACCATCAGGTGTTCCAGCGTTCCATGCTCGCGTTCCCGGATCACCGCAGCGCCTGTCAGAATTACCGTTAGCATGGTCACCTGATTGATGATGGCTACCACGCTGGTAAACCAGGAGGACATTCCGTTTGGGTTGAACATCCGGCGAACGACCAGATTAACAGGCTGGCGCTCCGTTTCATCCGTACGTTTGAGAAAAGTTGCGATGCGCTGGTTAATAATGTTCTTAATGTAGTCCGCGCCAATGCTGGCCTGCTTCATCGCGGTTGCGTCTACATTTACCTGAATGTCCGGATTTCGACCGGCGCGAAGGTCCGATTCAAACATGGTCGGAATCGCGACCACGAACATGAACCGGCCTTTGTCCATCGCGTCTTCAACCTTCCTGGCCTCGATATACTCAGGATACTGAAAATACGGCGGCAAGAAGGCATTGAACAATTCCTTGGACAAGGCCGAACCGTCCTCGTCCACGAAGGCAATTGATGCGTTGTTGACCTGAGTCGAAGTGCCCGTCGCCTGGACGTAGATAGCCATAGTGAACGCATAGCAGAGGAATATCACCATCACCAGATCGCTCAGCAGACTGGCAATTTCCTTGAGCCCAAGCCAGAAGATGTTCAGGAGTAATCTCATCGCTATTTCTCCTGCTTTCTCATACTTACGACGCTCACCGTCAGGAGAATCGGGATGCAACAGGCCAGAAAAACAACGTCCTGCATCAGAAAGTTGGGACCGAGGCCCTTGGTGTACGCGCCCACGCTGGCATGCATGTAGTAAGTTGTTGGCCAGATCGAGCCAATGAGCCGGGCCCGACCCACAAGTGTCGAGACCGGCTGTAACAAACCAGAAAATTGGGTGGTCGGTAAAATGGTCAGAATCGCAGTGACGAAAACGGCCGCGACCTGGCTGCTCGTGAACGTCGAAATGACCATGCCGATGCCGGTTGTCACGATAAGGTACAGCAGTGTGCACATCGTCAGCGTCAGGAAACTACCCTTGATCGGGACGCCGAAGACGATCAGCGCCATGGCAGCCAGGATAAAGAAGTTCATCATGCCAATCGCAATGTAGGGGAGTTGCTTTCCCACAAGGTACTCCAGTCTGCCTGTCGGCGTAACATAAAAGTTGATGATTGAGCCCAGCTCCTTTTCGCGCACGACGCTGACCGCCATGAGCACAGCCGGTATCAGCACCAGCAGCAGGGAAGGGACGCTCGGCACAATTGTATAGATGCTTTCAAACGTGGGATTGTACATGAAACGCGTCTGGAGAGTGGCGGTGTACTTGTCTGGGCCGGAGGACAATCCGCTGGCGGGATCGCGCAGCAAGGTGTCGTGCACCCCTTGCGCATACTGTGCGATCGTCTCACCCCGGTATGGGTCGGCCCCGTCCACCGACGCCGAGACATCCGGTTTGGATCCTCTGCGGAAATCCCTGCCAAAATCCGGCGGAACTTCAACAACCAGCGAGATGTCATTTGATTGCAGCCTTTCCAGCGCCTCGTCGGCAGTTCTGATTGGCGGTGTAAGACTGAAGTAACGCTGAGCCCCCGCGAACTGTTCCAGATACAAACGGCTTTCCGGAGACTGATCGAGATCGAACGTGGCATAGCGTATGTGCTCGACGTCGGAGGTAATTCCAAAGCCGAAAACGAGCATCAGCAATGCCGAACCAATGAAGGCAAAGGCCAGGCGCACCGGGTCGCGGCGAATCTGCATCGTTTCATTGTTGGTGTAGGCGAGCATCCGGCCAAGACTGAACCAGCCTGCACGGTGCACTGACGGCGTTGGCTGGGTCGCAGGCTGCTTGGCCGATGATGCGCCGATGGGCGCACTGTCCTTGCTCTCGCCTTTGGCCGCGGCGTCACCAATAGCGTCCTCCATGTAGCCGATGAAGGCATCCTCAAGGGTATCGGTGCCTCGCTCCCTGATGAGCTTCTGTGGAGCATCGCACGCCAGCACCTTCCCCGCGTTCATAAGCGAAATCCTGTCACAGCGCATCGCTTCATTCATGAAATGCGTGGTTACGAAGATCGTCACGCCCTGCTTCCGCGAAAGATCGATCAGGAGTTCCCAGAAGCTGTCCCGGGCCACCGGGTCAACTCCTGACGTGGGTTCATCCAGAATCAGCAATTCCGGCTCATGCAGAACGGCGACCGCCAGCGAAAGCCGCTGACGCATGCCCAATGGCAGATCTTCGGCCAACGAATCAAGATGCGCGCGCAGACCGAATTTATCCACCAACTCCTCGATACGTGTCTTGGCTTTGTCGGGCGGGATGTGATAAAGGCGCGCATCAAGCACCAGGTTCTGGCGAACGGTCAGTTCGCCGTAGAGTGAGAACGCCTGCGTCATGTAGCCGATGTGATTTCGCACCTCGATGCTTCCGGCTTCGACCGACTGGCCGCCGAAGAGCGTCGCGGTACCTTCGGTGGGGGGCAGCAGCCCCGTCAGCATCTTCATGGTTGTGGACTTACCGCAACCGTTGGAGCCCAGGAAGCCGAAGATCTCGCCGCGCTCGATGGACAGGCTGACGTGGTCAACCGCGGTGAAGCTGCCAAAGCGGCGCGTCAGGTCCTTGGCCTCGATGACAATTTCTGATTTGGATTCTACTCGCAGAGGAATGGTTACTTCCTTATGGCCGGCGCGCTTCTCCTCCGGCAGCAGGGCAATGAAGCATTGTTCCAGATCCTTCGTGTTCGTCCGTTTCATCAGCTCCGCCGGTGTTCCTGTCGCCAGCACGCGTCCGGCGTCCATCGCAACGATCCAGTCCCACTTTTGCGCCTCGTCCATATAGGCAGTGGAAATGACGACACTCATGCTGGGGCGTCCCTTGCGAATATCGTCAATGAGCGTCCAGAATTGCCGCCGCGAGAGCGGATCAACGCCGGTGGTCGGTTCATCGAGGATGAGAAGGTCCGGTTCGTGAACCAGGGCGCCGCAGAGCCCCACCTTTTGTTTCATACCGCCTGAGAGCTTGCCAGCGGGGCGTTCGGGAAAGGGGGCAAGTCCGGTGGCATCGAGCAGTTCTTTGATGCGGACCGGACGCTCAGAGGCAGATAGTCCGAAGAGCCTTGCCATAAAGTCGACGTTCTCATGAACGCTGAGTTCCAGGTAGAGATTCTTGCCCAGACCCTGAGGCATATAAGCGATTCGCGGACATACTTCGCCTCGATGCCGGGCATCAGCGATGTCCCCGCCCAGGACAGTCACGTTTCCCTGCTGCAGCTTCTTGGATCCGGCAACGATAGCCATGAGCGTGGATTTGCCGACGCCATCAGGCCCGATAACGCCTACCATAAGGCCGCTTGGAATGTCGAGGGAAATGCCATCGAGCGCCACAACGCTTCCATAGCGATGGGTGACGTCCTTGATGGAGACCACCGGTGTGCTACCGGATTGAGACGCGGGAGACAACATATATTTTATATCTCCTCCTGTTTATAGAGTATCAAATGTATGCTAAGAAGGTTTATAGATTGTGATTTTCTTTTGAAATTCCTTACTATAAATTTAATACTATTCAATAAAAGCGCTATAAATCCCGTAGGGATGAAATGATTATAGACGATAGCATAAAAACCAGCCGATAAACCCCGAAGGGGTGATATGATCGTTTTCCCGTGAAATGCCCCGTGTGTCTATTATGTCATCCCCTTGGGATTGGGTGTTGTTTTCGGTTTTTTCATCTATAATCATTTTACCCCTTCGGGGTTCTTGTTTTTATGTTCTTAATAAATCACAATAAATGAACACGTTTAGTATAATTTTACACATCACATCTTCATTATATCTCCTCTCTATCGTCAGGCTTATAAAGCGGCTCGCGCGGCGGCGGATCAGCTGCGGAAGTATTTACCAGTAGGGCTTTTTAAAAACTGGTACGTCCCTGGTCAGCAGCGGGTGTAAATCTTCCGGCTTTGGTGACGGCGGTGGCAACAAACGGCCCCAGTTGGTCCGTTTTTGCATCTCGGTTAGCGTACTTTCTGCTATAATTGGTTGTCCCTGACGCAACTCCCAACCTCCACCCAACGCCTTGTAAAGGGCAATCAAATTCGTGGCAATGGACGAGCGTGTCTCGGTCAAACGAATCTCCTCCTGCAATAAAGCGCGTTGCGTATCCAACACGCGCTGATAATCCACGGCGCCTTCTCGATATTGCACCAGGGCTATCTCTACCGATCTCTGGGCAGCTTGTACGGAGTTTTGTGTATACGTTGTAGATTCCTGGGATTTGAGGAAGCCAATCAAGGCGTCTTCCGATTCCTGGGCCGCCTTGAGCACAGTGTTTTTGTAGTTGACGAGCAATTGCTGAAATCGCGCGTCCTGGACGCGTACATTGTTCTCGATACGGCCGTAATTGAAAAAGGGCCACTGAACCGACGGGCCAAAGGAATAGAAAAAGCTGCCTGAGTCAAAGATATTATCCATGTGCGCATGGTTGGACTGCACCCCACCCTGGCTGCTGCTTTGTAACCCGATCTCACCAAAAAGCGAAAATCTGGGATAGAGATCCGCTTTGGCAATGCCAATCCGGGCACACTGTGCAGCTGCGGCAAGCTCCGCACTGCGGATATCCGGACGCCGCCGCAGCAATTCAGCCGGCATGCTGACGGCCACTTCCGCAGGCGCCGTTGGAATCCCTTTCTTTTCGTTCAGGACTGTCTGAATTGCGCCCGGAGGTTGCCCCAATAACGTACTCAAGGCGTTTTGCGCCTGCCGCAGTCCGCTTTGCAGCTGGGGTATGGAAGCCCGGGTGCTTTCTAATAACGTGCGGGACTGGGCCACATCCAGTTCCGTGACGACACCATTGCGGAAACGAGACTCGGCAATCTTTAACCCTTCCTCCTGGAGTTCGGCGTTTTTCCTGGTTAGCTCAATGCGCACCTCAAGGGTTCGAATCACCGTATAGGTGCGGGCGACTTCAGCAGTAAGTGAGACCAGGGCGTCATCGTAGTCAGCCTCCGAGGCAATCAAACTGGCGTGGGCTGCCTGCACGTCCCGACGAAACTTGCCCCAGAAATCCAATTCCCAGACCGCATCAAAGCCTACCTGATAATCCCAATAATTTCGGTCTCTAAAGGAACTATTGGGCGCATTTTCACTAACACCCTCCTTGGTTGCACTGCCAAATACCTCTTGTTGCTGGGGAAACTGCTGGCCGATGGCAATACCTAACCGGGCACGGGCTTCCAGAATTCTCAGACCGGTAATCTGCAATGGAAGGTTTTGCTGATAAGCAAGTTTGATTAATTGATCTAATGTCGGGTCACTGAATGCCCTCCACCACTGGCTGGCAACGTCAGCCTGGGTTGCGACCCGTGAGTCATCTTTCTCGTTCCAGTTTTCCTGAATTTCGGCTTCAGGTTTCACAAAGTCGGGGCCCACCGCACACCCGTCCAGCAGCAACACCATGCTCAGGAGTGAAACCGCACTGGCAATGGCCCAACGCCCTTCGTACATCGTTGGCTTTGCATCGTTATTGCACATCAAGGCACCTCCCTGGGGCGTTCAATCGCCTTTGAGGGCAGCGTCAAGAGATTCTGCAGCCAGTGCGGCCAGGTGGCGTATTCATCCACCTTGACATATCCGACGCCCCGGACGCCCGTCTTTACGTAATCCATGTAAGCGGCGGCCAGCTCTTCAGGCACCTGTATCTTGACGCGGAACATCAGCTTCTCACGCTCGCTGCGTGTCTCGACCTGCTTGGGAGTGAATTGCGCCTCCGGGGACACGAAACTCACATATCCGGCCGCTGCGAGGCCAGGAGCATGGTCAAGGGTAATCCGTCCTTCGGCGCCAATCTTCAACTTGGCGGCCTGTTGTGCGGGAAGGAATATCTCCATATAGATGTCTTTCAAGTTCACTAACGTCAGTGCTTTCCCGCCGGGAGCCAGGACCTCGCCAACTTCAGCCAAGCGATACAGTACTCTTCCGCGGACTGGGGACCTGAGCGTCGCATCGTCGATGCGGGTCTGGATCGTCACTACGTTTGCCTGCGCGACTTCGACCTCTTGCTTGGCGGTTTGCAGCCTCGCTTCCTCTTCCGCGAGTGCGGCCGTGGTTGTTTCCAATGCCGTCCTGCGGACATCATACTCACGCTGCGAGCCGGCGCGTTCTTCGACGAGTTTTCGGGTGCGTTCGACCTCTATCCTGGCAAGTTCAATCTCGCTTTTCCGCCTGGCGATGGCGGCGTTGGCGATCGCTAGGCGCTCCTGCGTGGCGGCGACGTTTGCCTTGGCGCTGGCCAGCTCGGCATCCAGCGTGATAGTGTCCAGCCTTACCAGCACCTGACCCGGCTCGACACGATCGCCTTCGTCGACGAGGATTTCCTTGACCCTGAGCGGTTCCTTGGCGGCGACATCGACCAGTTTGCTCTCGATCCGGCCGTTACCTGAGGCGATCCCCTCCGGCAGCGCGAATTTCTTTGCCTTCCAAAACTTATAGCCGAAGAACGCAGCTCCTGCGACAACGACTATCGGTATGATCCATATCAGGTGTTTCTTGTAACTAGTTTTGGACATAGGAGACTCCTTTGATTGTATTGAATAATTGCTTTTTCGCATTAGACATTCAATCCTAAAACAAAGGGGATTGAAAGTTTTTTTCCTGGACATAAATCCTTGCTAAAGGCAACGACACATGTAGCCGCAGACTTCAGTCTGTGGCTACCAGGCTTGAAATTCCTATACCTAAATTAGGCCTTCGGCGACTTATTTAAAGAGAACGTCGAACCGCAGAACAAGGAATATCGAATAGTGAAGTAAAAATACTTCATCATTCAACATTCTTTGTTCGATATTCGATATTCGGCGTACCTCTTTTCAATGGAGAGCGAAGAAGCTCTTCGCTCTGCAACAACTTTGAAATTCCTATACATTAAATTATGTCTTCGGTGACTTTTATATAACAAGGTTAATACCCACCCCTGAATC contains:
- a CDS encoding ABC transporter permease translates to MRLLLNIFWLGLKEIASLLSDLVMVIFLCYAFTMAIYVQATGTSTQVNNASIAFVDEDGSALSKELFNAFLPPYFQYPEYIEARKVEDAMDKGRFMFVVAIPTMFESDLRAGRNPDIQVNVDATAMKQASIGADYIKNIINQRIATFLKRTDETERQPVNLVVRRMFNPNGMSSWFTSVVAIINQVTMLTVILTGAAVIREREHGTLEHLMVMPLSAFEIAMAKVWANGLMILVATGFSLFLVVRTVLQVPFAGSVVLWFIGVVLYLFFTTALGVFLGTISRSMAQFALLIVLVIILMMLLSGGNTPIESQPQWLQYITFFLPSRHFVSFSQVIIYRGGGLSAVWLQFLMVTAIGLGFFAYSLVLFRKSIAVTK
- the rbbA gene encoding ribosome-associated ATPase/putative transporter RbbA; the encoded protein is MLSPASQSGSTPVVSIKDVTHRYGSVVALDGISLDIPSGLMVGVIGPDGVGKSTLMAIVAGSKKLQQGNVTVLGGDIADARHRGEVCPRIAYMPQGLGKNLYLELSVHENVDFMARLFGLSASERPVRIKELLDATGLAPFPERPAGKLSGGMKQKVGLCGALVHEPDLLILDEPTTGVDPLSRRQFWTLIDDIRKGRPSMSVVISTAYMDEAQKWDWIVAMDAGRVLATGTPAELMKRTNTKDLEQCFIALLPEEKRAGHKEVTIPLRVESKSEIVIEAKDLTRRFGSFTAVDHVSLSIERGEIFGFLGSNGCGKSTTMKMLTGLLPPTEGTATLFGGQSVEAGSIEVRNHIGYMTQAFSLYGELTVRQNLVLDARLYHIPPDKAKTRIEELVDKFGLRAHLDSLAEDLPLGMRQRLSLAVAVLHEPELLILDEPTSGVDPVARDSFWELLIDLSRKQGVTIFVTTHFMNEAMRCDRISLMNAGKVLACDAPQKLIRERGTDTLEDAFIGYMEDAIGDAAAKGESKDSAPIGASSAKQPATQPTPSVHRAGWFSLGRMLAYTNNETMQIRRDPVRLAFAFIGSALLMLVFGFGITSDVEHIRYATFDLDQSPESRLYLEQFAGAQRYFSLTPPIRTADEALERLQSNDISLVVEVPPDFGRDFRRGSKPDVSASVDGADPYRGETIAQYAQGVHDTLLRDPASGLSSGPDKYTATLQTRFMYNPTFESIYTIVPSVPSLLLVLIPAVLMAVSVVREKELGSIINFYVTPTGRLEYLVGKQLPYIAIGMMNFFILAAMALIVFGVPIKGSFLTLTMCTLLYLIVTTGIGMVISTFTSSQVAAVFVTAILTILPTTQFSGLLQPVSTLVGRARLIGSIWPTTYYMHASVGAYTKGLGPNFLMQDVVFLACCIPILLTVSVVSMRKQEK
- a CDS encoding efflux transporter outer membrane subunit — encoded protein: MCNNDAKPTMYEGRWAIASAVSLLSMVLLLDGCAVGPDFVKPEAEIQENWNEKDDSRVATQADVASQWWRAFSDPTLDQLIKLAYQQNLPLQITGLRILEARARLGIAIGQQFPQQQEVFGSATKEGVSENAPNSSFRDRNYWDYQVGFDAVWELDFWGKFRRDVQAAHASLIASEADYDDALVSLTAEVARTYTVIRTLEVRIELTRKNAELQEEGLKIAESRFRNGVVTELDVAQSRTLLESTRASIPQLQSGLRQAQNALSTLLGQPPGAIQTVLNEKKGIPTAPAEVAVSMPAELLRRRPDIRSAELAAAAQCARIGIAKADLYPRFSLFGEIGLQSSSQGGVQSNHAHMDNIFDSGSFFYSFGPSVQWPFFNYGRIENNVRVQDARFQQLLVNYKNTVLKAAQESEDALIGFLKSQESTTYTQNSVQAAQRSVEIALVQYREGAVDYQRVLDTQRALLQEEIRLTETRSSIATNLIALYKALGGGWELRQGQPIIAESTLTEMQKRTNWGRLLPPPSPKPEDLHPLLTRDVPVFKKPYW
- a CDS encoding HlyD family secretion protein, giving the protein MSKTSYKKHLIWIIPIVVVAGAAFFGYKFWKAKKFALPEGIASGNGRIESKLVDVAAKEPLRVKEILVDEGDRVEPGQVLVRLDTITLDAELASAKANVAATQERLAIANAAIARRKSEIELARIEVERTRKLVEERAGSQREYDVRRTALETTTAALAEEEARLQTAKQEVEVAQANVVTIQTRIDDATLRSPVRGRVLYRLAEVGEVLAPGGKALTLVNLKDIYMEIFLPAQQAAKLKIGAEGRITLDHAPGLAAAGYVSFVSPEAQFTPKQVETRSEREKLMFRVKIQVPEELAAAYMDYVKTGVRGVGYVKVDEYATWPHWLQNLLTLPSKAIERPREVP